In Isoptericola variabilis 225, the genomic window CACGTACATGGTGCGGCCGCGCATCGACCCGGCGAAGACGTCGCGCAGCTCGGCGCGCATCTCCTCGGGCGCGCGCCAGTTGTTGGTCGGGCCGGCGTCCTGCTCGCGCTCCGAGCAGATGAAGGTGCGCGACTCGACGCGCGCGACGTCGGACGGGTTCGAGCGCGCGAGGTACGAGTTGGGGCGCTTCTCCTCGTTCAGGCGGATCAGCGTGCCGGCGTCGACCATGAGGTCGATCAGGCGCTGCTTCTCGGCGGCAGAACCGTCGCACCACACGACCTCGTCGGGCTGGGTCAGCTCGGCGATCTCGGCGACCCAGGCCCGCGGGTCGGCCGGGCGGTGCGCGGTGGGCAGGCCGCCGGTCGAGCTCGCGGGTGCGACGTCGGGCACGAGCTCGGCGAGGGCGAGTCGGGTCCGGCGCGGGTTCGCTGTGAAGGTCATGACGTGCTCCGTCCGTCCAGTGAGGTCCTGGTTCCAGCCTGCGCCGGACCGAGGCGGCTTACCAGCCGTGACGGCGTGAAGATTCGTCGATCTTCACGTACGGTGAAACCATGTCTGCGAGACGCCAGGAATCCGGCTCGACGCGAGTACCGCCGTCGGGCGCGTACGGGACGAGGGCGGAGCTCGTGCCGGGCGCGGAGGCGCCGGACCTCATCACGCTCGGCCGGCGCATCCGGCACGCGCGCACGTCGCGCGGGCTGACGCTCGACGCGCTCAGCGAGCGCGTGGGCTCGGCGCCGAGCCTCCTGTCGCTCGTCGAGAACGGGCGCCGCGAGCCCCGCCTGTCGCTGCTGCGAGCGATCGCCGAGGCCCTCGACGTGCCGCTCGCCGACCTGCTCGCCGCCGAGCCGCCGTCGCGCCGCGCCGAGCTCGAGATCGCGCTCGAGCGTGCCCAGCGCGGACCCCTGTTCGCGGCGCTCGGCCTGCCCGCCATCAAGCCGAGCCAGAAGCTGCCCGTGCCGGTGCTCGAGCAGCTCGTCGGCCTGCACGCCGAGATCGCCCGGCGCGAGGAGGAGGCGATCGCGACGCCCGAGGAGGCGCGGCGGGCCAACACCGAGCTGCGCCTGGAGCGCCAGGCCCGCGACAACCACCTGCCGCAGATCGAGGCGATCGCCGAGGACATGACGCGGCGGGCCGGCTACACGGGCGGTGCGCTCATGCACCGGACGGTCGCGCGCATGGCCGAGGCCCTGGGGCTGACGATCCTGCACGTCGACGACCTGCCCCGCTCCGCGCGGTCGGTCACCGACTGGCGCAACGGACGGATCTACCTGCCGCCCGCGTCCATCCCGGGCGGGCACGGGCTGCGCTCGCTCGCGCTGCAGGCCATCGCGCACCGCGTGCTGGGCCACGAGCGGCCCCGCTCGTACGCCGAGTTCCTGCGCCAGCGGGTCGAGATCACGTACTTCGCGGCGGCGTGCCTCATCCCGCAGTCGTTCGCGGTCGACTTCCTGTCGC contains:
- a CDS encoding XRE family transcriptional regulator, which codes for MSARRQESGSTRVPPSGAYGTRAELVPGAEAPDLITLGRRIRHARTSRGLTLDALSERVGSAPSLLSLVENGRREPRLSLLRAIAEALDVPLADLLAAEPPSRRAELEIALERAQRGPLFAALGLPAIKPSQKLPVPVLEQLVGLHAEIARREEEAIATPEEARRANTELRLERQARDNHLPQIEAIAEDMTRRAGYTGGALMHRTVARMAEALGLTILHVDDLPRSARSVTDWRNGRIYLPPASIPGGHGLRSLALQAIAHRVLGHERPRSYAEFLRQRVEITYFAAACLIPQSFAVDFLSQRKREKDLAVEDFRDAFGVTHEAAAMRLTNLATVHLGIPLHFLRVGDDGALFRGYANDGLPLPMDVTGAIEGQLVCKWWAGREAFARRDRATESYQYTDTPAGTFWDSVQTGAAADGRQFSVTVGVPYAHAKWFRGRDTQVRRKSTCPDPACCQRPPVDLAARWEGVSWPSARMHQQILAALPRGVFPGVDDTEVYSFLERHAPDHPTT